The window ctTTCTTACTACACTCCAGCTAATACAGGCACAAAGCATGGCATTTTCATGTGTATCTGTTTGATTTCTAGTTAAACATGTAAACTGTCGTCAGTTACACACGCCAGCAAATACCTGCAGATGCAAAATTGCTGTCTCAAAATGAAGGACAGCTTCTAACTCTAGCAAGTTCATTGAGATGACCAGTAGAGGGTACCGTTAGTTTACATAGCTATACTAGCCACTCTTGATTCCCTCTGGATTGCTCGAAAAATTAAAACGAAGTTTTAAAATGGCAAAACATTTCTTGCTTCCTGAGCTTGTAGAATTATTTGTATCCACACTATTTATGAAAACATGTTTCTgactcattatttttaaaatgagacacATTCCTTGCTGGACAGTTTTCTATCAGGCTGATTGCAaggtggatttttaaaaaatattgagaaattaaatgctgaaaataatttaaattaaatgttgaaagtatttcaaaaataaatgatGAATTTAATCTGAATCCTCGCTTAGGTACAGGGTGAAGTTTAGGATTTAAATCCAAGGGCAAATTCAAGAGGTTTTATCTTAAGTGGCACTACATTTTCACCAGCTGTTTCCATGAGACTTCTGGCCCAaatgctgaaaaaaattaaacctaATTCCTAAATGGCACTTTTTAATCAGtggatctcaaaatgctttatgAAGGAAACCAGCATCctcattttacatatggggaaactgagggacaGGATTGGGATGTGACTTATCCAACATGACCCAGCAGACTAGCAGCAGAGTCAGGAAAAGGCCCCAAGTTGCTCAGGGACTCTAGAACCACCAGGTCACAGGGCTTGCTCCACTACTCACCCTTGACAGGGCCTGCCTCGAGAGCATCTCAAAGGCCTGCACTACGTTGATATCATTCTTGGCACTGACTTCAAAATATGGGATGTCCTTTTCTTTGCACCAGGATGAAGCTGTATCTTTGGACACCTGGGAGGGGGAAAGAGAAGTGAATCATGTTATTCCCTTGCAGCCCCTTAAGAGGTAACTGAACCCAATGCTTGGGCTATTCATGGGCGCAGCCACTGGGGGGCAGCACTGGGATGGTGCTGAGCACCCCTAGTGCCGTTTGAAGCCAATAGCAGTCTCCTGTGTGGTTGCAGGATGAGAATCTCAGTGCATGCTGGTTGCTCAGCGTGGCCTTCTGACCCAGGGCCAAATGTTGGCAGGTGCTGAGCACAGTCATATCAGGCACACAGCACTCGGTAGCGAAACTTTTGCTGGTCGCTCCTTGAGGACACCCATCTTCTTAAAGAGCCTGGGCAGGAGCATGTCCCCTCTTGTTTGCAGACAGAGGCTGGGTGCAGTGAGGGCTCCGTGTAGCTGGATGCAACAGGTGGGATGTCCgcctaacagcagcagcagcccacggCCTGTGCAGTGTGGTGGTGACCTTCAGCAAGGTCATCGGAGGGCTTGGTGGGGTGTGACATGAAGGAGATTTCTTTCAGCATTCTGGGGAGGGAGTCTTCTGGCATCTAACTGCTGGGCTACCCTTATGGGATTTGCCTTAATTATTAGTAATCGTTTTCCTTCCTTGGCTGCCAGACAGTAGTTTCTGGTTTATTGGCAAATTATAAGCCTGGCCTATTCTAGACTAAATACTCCAGCTATATCAACTAAGCCCTTCAGCTGCTAAAGGAATTAGTCTTTCCAGGTGCCTCCTTTTTGGGGAACCTCACTTGAGACACATAGAAGGGGCCTAATTTTCAGAGTGCAGGAGTTCAGCCCTTTCTGGAAGTCAGACCCTTGAAGACCTCTCTAATTGGGCACCCAACAACTATAGCCACTTCTGGAAATTTAGGCTTGAAGTGAGGCTTGTGGCGGGTGATTAATTCTGAAGTGAATTTGGTGCTGGAGAAAGCTGTGTGATGGAAAGCCCTGGAGAGCGGAGTCCTATGCCATTCACAGGGGCACTACGGGCAGAAGTAAGGCTAGTAACCTCAGCGTGCTCTGGTCCTGACCTGCAGGCAACACCAGAGTGCTATGAAATGTAGTGAAAGACATCTAGTCCTACCCCTCTGTCCTGCCATGGTCATTTCTTCTGAGGCCTTGATGGGGACCAAGCTCCCTCCTTACCTGCCGTTCCTTTAAGTCGATTTTATTTCCCAGCACGACCATGGGGAAGCCCTGTTCTGTGGGGATGATCTTCTCCAAGAAGTCCTCTCTCCAGCTATCCAAGGACTCGAAGGACTCCAGGTCTGTGACGTCAAAGGCCAAGATGCAGCCGTCCGAGCCCTTATAGAATGTTGACACCATGGACCGGAACCGCTCCTGTCCTCCTGTGTCCCAGATCTAATGCAGGAGAAGGGCAGAGACACACAGCATTAACACACCCCTGTTACTGGGTGACTGGCCCTTTAAAGTGGGTGGGCTTCGGCCCCACCTGTGATGCAGCCAACTCTCCTCCCCAGGTGGGGAAAACGGAGCAGGTCATGTTACCCAATCAGATTTCCACTATTGTTACCTCAGAGGCATAAGGAGAAAAGGGAAATGCTGGTGGCAAATGGCTGCAGAAAGGCTGCAAGGAACTAGAAGGAAGCACAAGGTAGGCAGAGGCCTCAGAAGACTTTAGTCAGGAAGGACTCGGGGTGTCTCTCTGGGAAGGAGCCGTGTATATCTGAAAGAAGTCTGGCAGGCAAGGAGAGGTGCAAAGGAGCCTGGAAAGGGCTGGGCAGAAGAATGAGAAGAGAAGACCAATCCATTGGGAAAGAAAGCCTGGGGCCAGATGGATACTGGGACAAGGACTTTGCGTTTTGTTGGTTTTGAACTTGAACTTCTGTTTCCCAGAAGGGTGGGCTTTTTCTGAAGGACTTAGCTGAAGGCGAAGGgtctgcagcagccacaccaagcTGTGGAGTTAGCTGAGGAGCCCTGAGAAGGGGAAACTCAGGCAAGGGCGTGCACAGCCCCTCTCTGCTATGCAGAGGTGTTCTAGAGGTGGTGACTTGCTGACAGTGACCTTTAACTATCTGCAGTCCTGTACTCCACTCAGATATCGAGGGCCTGGtttccagaggtgctgagcatctgcagCTGCTTGGAACTTCAGTCGACTGTACTGGTGCTCAGGACCACAGATAATCAGGCCCATGCCTGCAACTGCTGAAATGTTATTATTGATTGGGAAGGGAGAAGGAtgaggagaaggaaaaggagaatGATTCCTATCTGGGCACAGCCTCTGTTAGGAGGATGTCACCTAGAACTGTGCACACACATCTCGTCTATAGACAGGCTCCTTCTGCCTGGACAGTAGGCCAGAGGCCATACAGAGAAGTGCCTCACCTGCAGTTTTAGGGGTGTGTTGTCCACGAGGATGTGCTTAGATAGAATACTGGCTCCTAAGGTAGTCCGATAATCTTCATAGAATGTCTTGTGCACAAACTGGTGCAGGAGAGAGGTTTTCCCTACGCTGGAGCAAGGGAAAAGGCACACAGAGACATGCATTAGCTGTGGGACTCCTGGGTTGTGCATCAGAATCAGGTGGGGGGAATAAGCCAGGAGAATCTCAGATCCCCAGACCCTGTTATTAGAGAAATAGTGATAGGAACCAAACTTCAGACACTCTCCCTTGCCATATTCATCTCATCGAGTAGGCTCAGCAGTTAGCCTTGTTCTTGGATGTATGTTAGGTGTGTAAGAAGATCTGTATGTAGCCAGACAGCTGACTGATCTATGGACTAGTTTGGTTTGGGGCGTGGGTACAATACTGTTAAGTATGGGAAGATTGGAATTTGAACCTCTGTAGTTAAGAGCTTAACCTTTTAATGGATTATTTTAATGTTGTAAATTGCCCCAGTGTTCCACAGCACCTTAGAGATCGCGGCGTAAAGGCAGTAAAAACAACTCAGAGAATCCCAGACACCGAAGACCAAGTCTCACGTTCTCATTTCAGTGAAGGCCACCTTCCATCATTCTAGCCGTGTAAAAGGGGCTTAGAGGGAAGATCATCCAGCTCTCATGAGAACAAAGCCTCAGAATTATTTTGACACCTGGCTGGAGGATTCTGCTTACCCCAGGGCTCCTATGATAATTATCTTCAAATCCACTGTCTTGCTGGAATTCATGAAGGGAACCTGGAGGATGGAACGAGAGATAATGACTAGATTTCACACCCCAGCTACCACAAGCTGCACAGAGAAGGGGAAGTCCAGTGCCAGGCCTACATGGCACTTAATTCAAAGACTACGGTAACCAATGCTGTTGCTGTGCTGTGGTCACAGAGCTGCCTGCAGGATGGAAATGTTCAAAATGCTTCAGCCCCCACAGCAGGGGCCAGAGTCCCACATGtgtgaaaatctggcctttatttagatgcctaaatgggAAGTGATGCCTTTTCGGAAATCACACGGGCAGCCTGTTGCGCACAGCGTGTGGTCGAAGATAGGCAGAGCAGGTGCTCGGAGCGCTGGGCCTCGCAGGTGCCAGCCCTTGGTGTGGTGTAGCATTCAAACATTTTGACTAGCTCTAGATTCCTTCTCTAGGCTGTCTCAATGCAGAAAATACCCTCGGCACAGGGACTGTAACAATTACAATAAAAAATCCACTCTGCAATTCCTAACCTAGCTCCTACAGGGCGGTTGAGGGCAGTGGCACTGCACGCAACAGTGCTCCTTATGCCTGGTGTACTCTTTCCAACCCACCCCAATTCCAGTGGCCAGGAAGACCTAGCCTGCAGACTGCCCTAGTCCGAGTGTGATCTCACTGGGATGTATTGGCACCATCCTTCTGCTGTCACACTTCCCTTGCTGTTCAGTCCCTAGCCAGCAACTGGCCAAGAGGCTGCTTCCCCATCTGCCCTTTTAGCTTACCAGCAGTGTTTCTGCtcttgttttccatccatgtgtggaataaatgctGTGTGTACCAAGACCATTGGTGAATGTGCACCATTAATAGAAACACAgtctgccggctgtgggcactctgctaatcacctgcgCAGCATTTGTGTGTCCCTGGGGGggttgctcagcttacagggaacaccattTACCAGCCCTAGCTCTTAAATtgcctgctgcccagccatctGCCTGCAGCCAGCTCGCAGATTCCCTAGTAAGCCAGGCCCGCTCTGCCTTCTGCATATCCCTTCATTTTTCTGTGCTCTGGCACTCTGGCTGGATATTGACCCGGGAATGGCTGTACTCTCCATCAGCTGAATCCTCTTCTGCCAGCATATCCTGGATGGCAGGGAAGGTACCCTGAAATATTGTACACTGGCATAATttgggggtgagggcagcacCAATCAGGCCAAGAGAGCCTAGCAGTGGGAGAGCTAAATCCACCGCCCATCTGAGGCTTGTGGGTGGAGACTCAGTGCACCTCCTTGCCCCCAAACTACCCCCATGGTGCAGTGGCATGTCTGTAACGCTTGGTCTGCAACATCCCACCAACTCCCGGGCCCTTAGGGAAGTGCTTCTTGCTCacatcggccgtgtctacacgtgccccaaacttcgaaatggccacgcaaatggccatttcaaagtttactaatgaagcgcggaaatgcatattcagcgcttcattagcatgcgggcggcagcagcgcttcgaaattgatgtggattgccgccgcgcggcgcgtccagacggggctccttttcgaaaggaccccgcctacttcgaagtccccttattcccatgagctgacgggaataaggggacttcgaagtaggtggggtcctttcgaaaaggagccccgtcaggacgagccgcggcaatttcgaagcgctgctgccgcccgcatgctaatgaagtgctgaatatgcatttctgcgcttcattagtaaacttcgaaatggccatttgtgtggccatttcgaagtttggagcacgtgtagacatggccatcgtGAGACTCGGTGGCAGCTGCTTTGCACAAAAGGCCATGAGGCTGTGGGCTGGCCTCTGCACAGAGCTGAATTTCACCCATAGGGGAATCTCCCCTTTGCCATCCCTACCTCCTTCCTCTGCCTGATTCCGCTCCTCCTCCGAGACAGCCTAGCGCACTGGGAGGGCTCTGAATGGGGATCTTCAAGC is drawn from Carettochelys insculpta isolate YL-2023 chromosome 26, ASM3395843v1, whole genome shotgun sequence and contains these coding sequences:
- the RAB7B gene encoding ras-related protein Rab-7b, coding for MPQSLQYCSLMSFAAPCNGEPFCWPKKHDSAPEWQKNELARVQVPFMNSSKTVDLKIIIIGALGVGKTSLLHQFVHKTFYEDYRTTLGASILSKHILVDNTPLKLQIWDTGGQERFRSMVSTFYKGSDGCILAFDVTDLESFESLDSWREDFLEKIIPTEQGFPMVVLGNKIDLKERQVSKDTASSWCKEKDIPYFEVSAKNDINVVQAFEMLSRQALSRYQGILENYLTDSIKLTPDDQPKKNCC